In Nocardioides sp. InS609-2, a single genomic region encodes these proteins:
- a CDS encoding GMC family oxidoreductase gives MTEYDYDVLVVGSGFGGSVTALRLTEKGYRVGVIEAGARFEDSDFPDTSWDVKRYLFRPEIGCYGIQRIDALNDCLILSGAGVGGGSLVYANTLYEPLDAFYRDPSWAHITDWKSELAPYYDQAKRMLGVVENPLRTAADDVMEKVAQDMGVGDTFHPTPVGVFFGGPGESHHSAVADPYFGGAGPDRVPCRACGECMTGCRHNSKNTLAKNYLYLAESLGAVVMPLTTVTRVAPRTSGGYDVDVRFTKARRARRTLTAEQVVFAASALGTQKLLHKMKDEGHLPGLSDRMGHLSRTNSESILGAIAPDTSVDYSRGIAITSSFHPDEDTHVEPVRYGKGSNLMSFLQTVLTDGDGPAPRWQTWVREMWKERRNIRDLYDVKHWSERTVIALVMQSIDNSITTYTKQVPGTKRRYLTSKQGHGIPNPTWIPAANQVVRKMADLIGGKPGGSIGEPFNRPLTAHFIGGCTIGDSVETGVIDAYQRVYGHPGLHISDGSAISANLGVNPSLTITAQAERAMALWPNKGEPDQRPALGDRYEPITAVAPAHPAVPVSAPGALRLPIVSVS, from the coding sequence ATGACGGAGTACGACTACGACGTCCTGGTCGTGGGCTCCGGCTTCGGCGGATCGGTCACCGCGCTGCGCCTGACCGAGAAGGGCTACCGCGTCGGCGTGATCGAGGCGGGCGCGAGGTTCGAGGACTCCGACTTCCCCGACACGTCGTGGGACGTCAAGCGCTATCTCTTCCGGCCCGAGATCGGTTGCTACGGCATCCAGCGCATCGACGCGCTCAACGACTGCCTGATCCTGTCGGGGGCCGGCGTCGGTGGCGGCTCGCTGGTCTACGCCAACACGCTCTACGAGCCGCTCGACGCGTTCTACCGCGACCCGTCGTGGGCGCACATCACCGACTGGAAGTCGGAGCTCGCGCCCTACTACGACCAGGCCAAGCGGATGCTCGGCGTCGTCGAGAACCCGCTCCGCACCGCCGCTGACGACGTGATGGAGAAGGTCGCCCAGGACATGGGTGTCGGCGACACCTTCCACCCGACACCCGTCGGCGTCTTCTTCGGCGGCCCGGGGGAGTCCCACCACTCGGCCGTGGCCGACCCGTACTTCGGGGGTGCCGGCCCCGACCGGGTGCCGTGCCGCGCGTGCGGCGAGTGCATGACCGGCTGCCGCCACAACTCCAAGAACACGCTGGCCAAGAACTACCTCTACCTGGCCGAGTCCCTCGGCGCGGTGGTGATGCCGCTGACGACGGTGACCCGGGTCGCGCCCCGCACCAGTGGTGGCTACGACGTCGACGTGCGCTTCACGAAGGCCAGGCGCGCGCGTCGTACTCTCACGGCCGAGCAGGTCGTCTTCGCCGCCTCGGCGCTCGGCACCCAGAAGCTGTTGCACAAGATGAAGGACGAGGGCCACCTGCCCGGCCTCTCCGACCGCATGGGTCACCTGTCGCGCACCAACTCCGAGTCGATCCTGGGCGCGATCGCTCCCGACACCAGCGTGGACTACTCGCGCGGCATTGCGATCACCTCGTCCTTCCACCCCGACGAGGACACCCACGTCGAGCCGGTGCGCTACGGCAAGGGCAGCAACCTGATGTCGTTCCTGCAGACCGTCCTCACCGACGGCGACGGGCCGGCGCCGCGCTGGCAGACGTGGGTCCGGGAGATGTGGAAGGAACGCCGCAACATCCGCGACCTGTACGACGTCAAGCACTGGTCCGAGCGCACCGTGATCGCCCTGGTCATGCAGAGCATCGACAACTCGATCACGACCTACACCAAGCAGGTGCCGGGCACGAAGCGCCGCTACCTCACCTCGAAGCAGGGCCACGGCATCCCGAACCCCACGTGGATCCCGGCTGCCAACCAGGTCGTGCGCAAGATGGCCGACCTCATCGGTGGCAAGCCCGGCGGGTCGATCGGCGAGCCCTTCAACCGGCCGCTGACCGCACACTTCATCGGCGGCTGCACCATCGGTGACTCCGTCGAGACCGGCGTGATCGACGCCTACCAGCGGGTCTACGGCCACCCAGGGCTGCACATCTCCGACGGCTCGGCGATCAGCGCCAACCTGGGGGTCAACCCGTCGCTGACGATCACCGCCCAGGCCGAGCGGGCGATGGCGTTGTGGCCCAACAAGGGCGAGCCCGACCAGCGCCCCGCCCTGGGTGACCGCTACGAGCCGATCACGGCTGTGGCGCCCGCACACCCCGCCGTACCCGTGTCGGCGCCGGGCGCACTGCGGCTGCCGATCGTCTCGGTCAGCTAG
- a CDS encoding succinic semialdehyde dehydrogenase, giving the protein MSASNPHPGLHVGDGPADPEHDPRASYALEPAYVDNLTRRVVSSTGQTSAVRSPLADQPLAHIPQSSTADVATAYEKARVAQAAWARTSLDDRAACMLRLHDLVLDRQEEILDLIVLESGKARKHAFDEPLHIALTARYYARTAHQHLDTQRKLGVIPALTRVEVNRVPKGVVGIISPWNYPFTMALCDGLPALMAGNAVVAKPDAQTMLSALLGAQLLEEAGFPADLWQVVAGPGRELGGPMIERSDYVCFTGSTATGKLIAAQCAERLIGCSLELGGKNPILVLRDADLEKAAEGAVRASFSNAGQLCVSMERMFVADQVYDRFVERFVARTEAMSLGASLDWGVDMGTLISADQLETVQAHVDDAVAKGARVLTGGRARPDLGPYFFEPTILEGVTPDMTCFGHETFGPVISLYRFHDEADAVARANEGEYGLNASIYTQDGTRGRAMARRIKCGTVNINEAFGATFASVDSPMGGMRESGMGRRQGSEGIHRYTESQSVATQRLVRFAPMLGMSDQAYAKMMTANLRLMKKLGRA; this is encoded by the coding sequence ATGAGCGCTTCGAACCCGCACCCCGGCCTGCACGTCGGCGACGGCCCGGCCGACCCCGAGCACGACCCGCGCGCGTCGTACGCCCTCGAGCCGGCGTACGTCGACAACCTCACCCGTCGCGTCGTCAGCAGCACCGGACAGACCTCGGCGGTGCGCTCGCCGCTGGCCGACCAGCCGCTCGCGCACATCCCGCAGTCGAGCACGGCCGACGTCGCCACGGCGTACGAGAAGGCCCGGGTGGCGCAGGCTGCCTGGGCACGGACGTCGCTCGACGATCGGGCGGCCTGCATGCTGCGGCTGCACGACCTGGTGCTCGACCGCCAGGAGGAGATCCTCGACCTGATCGTGCTGGAGTCGGGCAAGGCCCGCAAGCACGCCTTCGACGAGCCGCTGCACATCGCGCTGACCGCGCGCTACTACGCCCGCACCGCCCACCAGCACCTCGACACCCAGCGCAAGCTGGGCGTCATCCCAGCCCTCACGCGCGTCGAGGTCAACCGGGTGCCCAAGGGCGTCGTCGGCATCATCTCGCCGTGGAACTACCCGTTCACGATGGCGCTGTGCGACGGCCTGCCCGCGCTGATGGCCGGCAACGCCGTCGTGGCCAAGCCCGACGCGCAGACCATGCTGTCGGCGCTGCTCGGCGCGCAGCTGCTGGAGGAGGCCGGCTTCCCGGCCGACCTGTGGCAGGTCGTCGCCGGCCCGGGCCGCGAGCTCGGCGGGCCGATGATCGAGCGGTCCGACTACGTCTGCTTCACCGGCTCGACCGCGACCGGCAAGCTGATCGCGGCGCAGTGCGCGGAGCGGCTGATCGGCTGCTCGCTCGAGCTGGGTGGCAAGAACCCGATCCTGGTGCTGCGCGACGCCGACCTCGAGAAGGCGGCCGAGGGTGCGGTGCGCGCGTCGTTCTCCAACGCCGGGCAGCTCTGCGTCTCGATGGAGCGGATGTTCGTCGCCGACCAGGTCTACGACCGGTTCGTCGAGCGGTTCGTGGCGCGCACCGAGGCGATGAGCCTGGGTGCCAGCCTCGACTGGGGCGTCGACATGGGCACGCTCATCTCGGCCGACCAGCTCGAGACCGTGCAGGCGCACGTCGACGACGCTGTCGCCAAGGGTGCCCGGGTGCTCACCGGCGGCAGGGCGCGTCCCGACCTGGGGCCGTACTTCTTCGAGCCGACCATCCTCGAGGGCGTCACGCCCGACATGACCTGCTTCGGCCACGAGACATTCGGCCCCGTCATCTCGCTCTACCGCTTCCACGACGAGGCCGACGCCGTCGCGCGGGCCAACGAAGGCGAGTACGGCCTCAATGCGTCGATCTACACCCAAGACGGCACCCGCGGCCGAGCGATGGCGCGCCGGATCAAGTGCGGCACGGTCAACATCAACGAGGCCTTCGGCGCGACGTTCGCCTCCGTCGACTCCCCGATGGGCGGCATGCGCGAGTCCGGCATGGGCCGCCGTCAGGGCAGCGAGGGCATCCACCGCTACACCGAGAGCCAGTCGGTGGCCACCCAGCGGCTGGTGCGGTTCGCGCCGATGCTCGGGATGTCCGACCAGGCCTACGCCAAGATGATGACCGCCAACCTGCGGCTGATGAAGAAGCTGGGTCGCGCATGA
- the lhgO gene encoding L-2-hydroxyglutarate oxidase, with protein sequence MSAQSYAVMGGGIIGLAVAARLQEVDPDASVTVWEKEDTLASHQTGRNSGVAHAGLYYEPGSLKARLCRRGVGMLREFCQEHDIAYDEIGKVLVALDEQDRSRLGAIEERALANGVPGVRRIDRAELLEIEPHVAGVAGLHSPTTAIVDFPGVTRELARQVELRGGEVHCGITATDIDLDSTGGVVLHGTDRDGTSRDGRFDKVVLCVGLFSDRLAERAGDEADPRIVPFRGEYLLLRPEKRSLVNGLVYPVPDPRYPFLGVHLTPRVDGEVMVGPNAVLALAREGYRWGDVSMRDLREIAGSPGFRRFARKHWRTGVAEMAGSLSRRRFVAAARRYVPELRVDDVVPGPSGIRAQAMDSSGNLVDDFRISVRGPVVALRNAPSPAATSSLAIAEHLVDVALGRTSDA encoded by the coding sequence ATGAGCGCCCAGTCCTACGCCGTCATGGGCGGCGGGATCATCGGGCTGGCCGTCGCGGCGCGACTCCAGGAGGTGGACCCGGACGCGTCGGTGACCGTGTGGGAGAAGGAAGACACGCTCGCCAGTCACCAGACCGGTCGCAACTCCGGGGTGGCCCACGCCGGCCTCTACTACGAGCCCGGGTCGCTCAAGGCCCGCCTGTGCCGACGCGGCGTCGGGATGCTGCGCGAGTTCTGCCAGGAGCACGACATTGCCTACGACGAGATCGGCAAGGTGCTGGTCGCGCTCGACGAGCAGGACCGGTCCCGTCTCGGCGCGATCGAGGAGCGCGCGCTGGCCAACGGCGTACCCGGCGTCCGTCGGATCGACCGCGCGGAGCTGCTCGAGATCGAGCCCCACGTCGCCGGGGTGGCCGGCCTGCACTCCCCCACGACCGCCATCGTCGACTTCCCCGGTGTCACCCGTGAGCTGGCCAGGCAGGTCGAGCTGCGTGGCGGCGAGGTGCACTGCGGCATCACGGCAACCGACATAGACCTCGACTCCACCGGCGGAGTGGTGCTGCATGGCACCGACCGCGACGGCACCAGTCGTGACGGGCGCTTCGACAAGGTCGTGCTCTGCGTCGGGCTGTTCAGCGACCGGCTGGCCGAGCGCGCCGGGGACGAGGCAGACCCGCGGATCGTGCCCTTCCGGGGCGAGTACCTCCTGCTCCGGCCCGAGAAGCGCTCGCTCGTCAACGGGTTGGTCTACCCGGTGCCCGACCCCCGCTACCCGTTCCTCGGCGTGCACCTGACGCCCCGGGTGGACGGTGAGGTGATGGTCGGCCCGAACGCCGTGCTCGCGCTCGCCCGCGAGGGCTACCGCTGGGGAGACGTCTCGATGCGCGACCTGCGCGAGATCGCCGGATCGCCCGGGTTCCGGCGATTCGCACGCAAGCACTGGCGCACCGGGGTGGCGGAGATGGCGGGCTCGCTGAGCCGCCGCCGCTTCGTGGCTGCAGCCCGCCGCTACGTGCCCGAGCTCCGGGTCGACGACGTGGTCCCGGGACCGAGCGGGATCCGGGCCCAGGCCATGGACTCGTCGGGCAACCTCGTGGACGACTTCCGGATCAGCGTGCGCGGGCCGGTCGTGGCGCTGCGCAACGCGCCTTCACCTGCCGCCACGTCCAGCCTCGCCATCGCCGAGCACCTCGTCGACGTGGCGCTGGGGCGCACCAGCGACGCCTGA
- a CDS encoding GuaB3 family IMP dehydrogenase-related protein, giving the protein MTEIEIGKAKRARHAYSFDDIAIVPSRRTRDPEEVSVAWQIDAYRFELPVLAAPMDSVMSPSTAIAFGKLGGLGVLNLEGLWTRYDDPSDLLEEVAGLQGSDATRRMQEMYAESIKPELITARLRQMREAGVTVAGSLSPQRTKEFAKAVVDAGVDMFVIRGTTVSAEHVSSQSEPLNLKEFIYELDVPVIVGGCATYQAALHLMRTGAAGVLVGFGGGAAHTTRTVLGVAVPMASAVADVAAARRDYLDESGGRYVHVIADGSIGRSGDIAKAVACGADAVMVGSPLARAADAPGRGFHWGAEAHHAELPRGERVEFGPIGSLEEILFGPSRVADGTMNLIGALRRSMATTGYTELKEFQRVEVVVG; this is encoded by the coding sequence GTGACCGAGATCGAGATCGGCAAGGCCAAGCGCGCTCGCCACGCATACTCCTTCGACGACATCGCGATCGTGCCCTCACGGCGCACGCGCGATCCCGAGGAGGTCAGCGTCGCGTGGCAGATCGACGCCTACCGGTTCGAGCTGCCGGTGCTGGCCGCGCCGATGGACTCCGTGATGTCGCCCTCCACGGCGATCGCCTTCGGCAAGCTCGGCGGCCTCGGCGTACTCAACCTCGAAGGCCTCTGGACCAGGTACGACGACCCCTCGGACCTGCTCGAGGAAGTTGCCGGGCTACAGGGCAGTGACGCCACCCGGCGCATGCAGGAGATGTACGCCGAGTCGATCAAGCCCGAGCTGATCACCGCCCGGCTCAGGCAGATGCGCGAGGCCGGCGTCACCGTCGCCGGGTCACTCTCGCCGCAGCGCACCAAGGAGTTCGCCAAGGCCGTGGTCGACGCTGGCGTCGACATGTTCGTCATCCGTGGCACGACGGTGTCGGCCGAGCACGTCTCCAGCCAGTCCGAGCCGCTGAACCTCAAGGAGTTCATCTACGAGCTCGACGTGCCGGTCATCGTCGGTGGCTGCGCGACCTACCAGGCCGCCCTGCACCTGATGCGCACCGGCGCGGCCGGCGTGCTCGTCGGGTTCGGCGGTGGAGCGGCGCACACGACCCGCACGGTGCTCGGCGTCGCCGTACCCATGGCCAGTGCTGTGGCCGATGTCGCGGCTGCACGTCGCGACTACCTCGACGAGTCGGGTGGCCGCTATGTCCACGTCATCGCCGACGGCTCCATCGGTCGCTCGGGCGACATCGCCAAGGCCGTCGCCTGCGGTGCCGACGCGGTCATGGTCGGCTCACCGCTGGCCCGCGCCGCCGACGCGCCGGGCCGTGGCTTCCACTGGGGTGCCGAGGCCCACCACGCCGAGCTGCCGCGCGGCGAGCGCGTGGAGTTCGGCCCGATCGGGTCGCTCGAGGAGATCCTCTTCGGCCCCTCGCGCGTGGCCGACGGCACGATGAACCTCATCGGCGCGCTGCGTCGTTCGATGGCCACCACTGGCTACACCGAGCTCAAGGAGTTCCAGCGGGTCGAGGTCGTCGTCGGCTGA
- a CDS encoding TetR/AcrR family transcriptional regulator → MSMAKDGLSNTQRRTRDALISAARDLVTAGEAPTVEGAARAAAVSRTTAYRYFPNRTALLVAAHPEVAMTSMLADDAPADPIARLDAVVDQFITLILETEAQQRTMLRLSLESDPQSGPGLPLRQGRAIAWIAEALEPLQGQFTAAELRRLALAIRSVAGIEALVWLCDVPGLARDDAAVLMRWSARSVLRAAMTWGPPTPGSARSADRLTR, encoded by the coding sequence ATGTCAATGGCGAAGGACGGTCTGTCCAACACCCAGCGCCGCACGCGTGACGCGTTGATCTCGGCGGCGCGGGACCTCGTCACGGCGGGTGAGGCGCCCACCGTGGAGGGCGCGGCACGCGCCGCTGCGGTGTCGCGCACGACCGCCTACCGGTACTTCCCGAACCGGACGGCCCTGCTCGTCGCCGCACACCCCGAGGTGGCGATGACGAGCATGCTGGCCGACGATGCACCCGCTGACCCGATCGCTCGCCTGGACGCGGTGGTCGACCAATTCATCACCCTCATCCTTGAGACCGAGGCGCAACAGCGCACCATGTTGCGGCTCTCGCTCGAGTCCGACCCGCAGTCCGGTCCGGGGCTACCGCTGAGGCAGGGGCGCGCGATCGCCTGGATCGCCGAGGCGCTGGAGCCGCTGCAAGGACAGTTCACCGCGGCCGAGCTGCGGCGGCTCGCCCTCGCCATCCGCAGTGTCGCGGGCATCGAGGCGCTCGTGTGGCTGTGCGACGTCCCGGGTCTGGCACGCGACGACGCCGCCGTACTCATGCGCTGGTCGGCGCGGTCGGTCCTGCGCGCGGCCATGACCTGGGGCCCACCGACACCGGGATCGGCGCGAAGCGCCGATAGGCTGACCCGGTGA
- a CDS encoding cupin domain-containing protein — protein MSATTTPAPLVRNAAEAERRWFHGGGVHTWLATAADTAGTFLLFVDEMEQGKVTPLHTHPTDETLYVLEGELLVHLDGSEFPVSAGGLILAPRDVPHAFKVVSPSARVLCLHTPGTCEAFYMSASYPIDDETVSGPVDFESIAASGQRNGGIQLLGPPPFTSD, from the coding sequence ATGAGCGCAACCACGACCCCAGCCCCGCTCGTTCGCAACGCTGCGGAGGCCGAACGACGCTGGTTCCACGGCGGCGGAGTCCACACGTGGCTCGCCACCGCAGCCGACACCGCAGGCACGTTCCTGCTCTTCGTGGACGAGATGGAGCAGGGCAAGGTCACCCCGCTGCACACCCACCCGACGGACGAGACGCTCTACGTCCTCGAGGGTGAGTTACTCGTGCACCTGGACGGTTCGGAGTTCCCGGTGTCCGCCGGCGGACTCATCCTGGCGCCCAGGGACGTGCCGCACGCCTTCAAGGTCGTCTCCCCGAGTGCGCGGGTGCTCTGCCTGCACACCCCCGGCACCTGCGAGGCCTTCTACATGTCGGCCAGCTATCCGATCGACGACGAGACCGTCTCGGGTCCGGTCGACTTCGAGAGCATCGCCGCTTCGGGCCAGCGCAACGGCGGGATCCAGCTTCTCGGTCCTCCGCCTTTCACGTCCGACTGA
- the guaB gene encoding IMP dehydrogenase, with amino-acid sequence MNNGVNHEGVPDKFAALGLTYDDVLLLPGMSDLNPTEIDTTSRLTREISLRVPLVSAAMDTVTESRMAIAMARQGGLGVLHRNLSLEDQAYQVDLVKRTQTGIISNPVTIGPDATLEELDRICGEYRVSGLPVVDTDNRLLGIITNRDLRFTPVAEWATTKVDEMMTPMPLITGEVGISRADATLLLRKHKRERLPLVEADGRLGGLITVKDFVKSEQFPHASQDADGRLMVGAAIGYFGDAWERATTLIEAGVDVLVADTAHGHVRMLLDMVSRLKNDPATRHVQVIGGNVATRDGAQAFVDAGADAIKVGFGPGSICTTRVVTGCGVPQITAVYEASLAAGPAGIPVIADGGLQQSGDIAKAIVAGAESVMIGSMLAGCEESPGEVVFVSGKQYKAYRGMGSLGAMSSRGKKSYSKDRYFQAEVTSDDKIVPEGIEGQVAYRGPLAAVAHQLIGGLNQSMFYVGARTIPELQDRGRFVRITSASLKESHPHDVQMTVEAPNYSGR; translated from the coding sequence ATGAACAACGGTGTCAACCACGAGGGTGTGCCCGACAAGTTCGCAGCCCTCGGCCTGACCTACGACGACGTGCTGCTGCTCCCCGGCATGTCGGACCTCAACCCCACCGAGATCGACACCACGTCGCGGCTGACGCGCGAGATCAGCCTGCGCGTGCCGCTGGTGAGTGCGGCGATGGACACCGTCACCGAGTCGCGGATGGCGATCGCCATGGCCCGGCAGGGTGGGCTGGGCGTGCTGCACCGCAACCTCTCGCTCGAGGACCAGGCCTACCAGGTCGACCTCGTCAAGCGCACCCAGACCGGCATCATCTCCAACCCCGTCACGATCGGGCCCGACGCGACGCTCGAGGAGCTCGACCGGATCTGCGGCGAGTACCGCGTCTCCGGCCTCCCCGTCGTCGACACCGACAACCGGCTGCTCGGCATCATCACCAACCGCGACCTGAGGTTCACCCCGGTCGCCGAGTGGGCGACCACCAAGGTGGACGAGATGATGACGCCGATGCCGCTGATCACCGGTGAGGTCGGCATCTCCCGCGCCGACGCCACCCTTCTCCTGCGCAAGCACAAGCGCGAGCGCCTCCCACTGGTCGAGGCCGACGGCCGCCTGGGTGGCCTGATCACGGTCAAGGACTTCGTGAAGTCCGAGCAGTTCCCGCACGCGTCCCAGGACGCCGACGGTCGGCTGATGGTGGGCGCCGCGATCGGCTACTTCGGCGACGCCTGGGAGCGCGCCACCACCCTCATCGAGGCCGGCGTCGACGTACTCGTCGCCGACACCGCCCACGGCCACGTGCGGATGCTCCTCGACATGGTGTCCCGGCTCAAGAACGACCCGGCGACCCGGCACGTCCAGGTCATCGGCGGCAACGTCGCCACCCGCGACGGCGCACAGGCGTTCGTCGACGCCGGTGCCGACGCCATCAAGGTGGGCTTCGGCCCCGGCTCCATCTGTACGACGCGCGTCGTGACCGGCTGCGGCGTACCCCAGATCACGGCGGTCTACGAAGCCTCGCTCGCGGCCGGGCCGGCCGGGATCCCGGTGATCGCCGACGGCGGGCTGCAGCAGTCCGGCGACATAGCCAAGGCGATCGTGGCCGGCGCCGAGTCGGTGATGATCGGCTCGATGCTGGCCGGTTGCGAGGAGTCGCCCGGAGAGGTGGTCTTCGTCAGCGGCAAGCAGTACAAGGCCTACCGCGGCATGGGTTCGCTGGGCGCCATGAGCAGCCGCGGCAAGAAGTCCTACTCCAAGGACCGCTACTTCCAGGCCGAGGTCACCAGCGACGACAAGATCGTGCCCGAGGGCATCGAGGGCCAGGTCGCCTACCGCGGTCCGCTCGCGGCGGTCGCCCACCAGCTGATCGGCGGGCTCAACCAGTCGATGTTCTATGTCGGTGCGCGCACCATCCCCGAGCTGCAGGACAGGGGCCGGTTCGTGCGCATCACGTCCGCGTCGCTCAAGGAGAGCCACCCCCACGACGTACAGATGACGGTCGAGGCGCCGAACTACTCCGGCCGCTGA
- a CDS encoding multidrug effflux MFS transporter: MPLSAPASFAGKSRMSPQTAMIVVPLLLAGLSMLGPFSIDTPFPAFKKMGADLDVGTDQMQLVVSAYLLSFGLMSPFHGPLSDAIGRRPVILGGCAVFAVASIGCAFSTSLPMLLCFRVLQGLSAGGGVIVSRTVIRDVFEGPQAQRLMSRVMMIFGVAPAVAPIIGGFLLQVGPWPVIFWFLAGVGLLLVALVAVALPETHPVERRTPLAVGPLLGSLGEVSRSVRFHRVAWAAALSFGGQFLYIGSAPIFVIDLLGMGELDFWVFFIPMIAGVMIGAFISGRAAGRVSGRSLVTWSLLFAFGAAVLNVVLALLPTAAELPYAVIGPGLIAVGTAAAYPTLQLVLLDMFPRSRGASVSMFTFFALLLNGITAAVVAPWVTHSVFTLALGSAVLVLGGLLSWVWHLRRVPVPVPVGAPEPIEPTESL, translated from the coding sequence GTGCCTTTGTCAGCGCCCGCGTCCTTCGCGGGCAAGTCCCGGATGTCCCCGCAGACCGCCATGATCGTGGTGCCGCTGTTGCTCGCTGGGCTCTCGATGCTCGGCCCGTTCAGCATCGACACCCCGTTCCCGGCGTTCAAGAAGATGGGCGCCGACCTCGACGTCGGCACCGACCAGATGCAGCTCGTGGTGAGTGCCTACCTGCTGTCGTTCGGCCTGATGAGTCCGTTCCACGGCCCGCTTTCCGATGCGATCGGGCGTCGTCCGGTGATCCTCGGCGGGTGTGCCGTGTTCGCCGTCGCGTCGATCGGCTGCGCGTTCTCAACGTCGTTGCCGATGCTGCTGTGCTTCCGGGTGCTCCAGGGCCTCAGCGCCGGTGGGGGCGTGATCGTCAGCCGCACCGTGATCCGCGACGTGTTCGAGGGTCCGCAGGCCCAGCGGCTGATGAGCCGCGTAATGATGATCTTCGGTGTCGCGCCGGCGGTCGCCCCGATCATCGGCGGCTTCCTGCTGCAGGTCGGCCCGTGGCCGGTGATCTTCTGGTTCCTCGCCGGGGTCGGCCTGCTCCTGGTGGCGCTGGTGGCCGTCGCGCTGCCCGAGACCCACCCGGTCGAGCGTCGTACGCCGCTGGCCGTCGGGCCGCTGCTCGGCAGCCTCGGCGAAGTCTCCCGCAGCGTGCGGTTCCACCGGGTGGCGTGGGCGGCGGCGCTCAGCTTCGGTGGCCAGTTCCTCTACATCGGCTCCGCGCCGATCTTCGTCATCGACCTGCTGGGGATGGGCGAGCTCGACTTCTGGGTGTTCTTCATCCCGATGATCGCAGGCGTCATGATCGGCGCGTTCATCAGTGGCCGGGCGGCCGGCCGGGTGTCGGGGCGCAGCCTGGTGACGTGGTCGCTGTTGTTCGCGTTCGGTGCCGCAGTGCTCAACGTCGTGCTCGCCCTGCTGCCCACCGCGGCCGAGCTGCCGTACGCCGTCATCGGGCCGGGTCTGATCGCCGTCGGCACGGCCGCGGCGTACCCGACTCTTCAGCTGGTGCTGCTCGACATGTTCCCGCGGTCGCGTGGTGCGTCGGTGTCGATGTTCACGTTCTTCGCGCTGTTGCTCAACGGCATCACCGCCGCGGTCGTGGCGCCGTGGGTCACCCACTCCGTGTTCACCCTTGCCCTGGGCTCCGCGGTGCTGGTGCTCGGCGGCCTGCTCTCCTGGGTCTGGCACCTGCGCCGGGTGCCGGTGCCCGTCCCGGTGGGCGCCCCCGAGCCGATCGAGCCGACCGAGTCGCTGTGA
- a CDS encoding GNAT family N-acetyltransferase yields the protein MPGEFAPVQDVMDMAVGEVSVQVRRTAPFTATEYARAASMADLVSDVLARLKLDAQPPGRRIGGGQVPSYDVVGHAVEAVVEGTVVGIGTLLAEGDEPAVRALRLRVDPAWRRRGIGTRLLVDAARLAGSLGVDEVVLTTDADNRAVLPMVLAAGLRGRIRMAADVLTVRVPVRDLKPLPR from the coding sequence GTGCCGGGAGAGTTCGCGCCGGTGCAGGACGTCATGGACATGGCGGTCGGTGAGGTCTCCGTGCAGGTACGACGCACCGCGCCGTTCACGGCCACCGAGTATGCGCGGGCGGCGTCGATGGCCGACCTGGTCAGTGACGTCCTGGCCCGGCTCAAGCTCGACGCCCAGCCGCCAGGTCGCCGGATCGGCGGCGGCCAGGTGCCGTCGTACGACGTGGTGGGTCACGCGGTCGAGGCGGTCGTCGAGGGCACGGTCGTGGGCATCGGCACCCTCCTGGCGGAGGGCGACGAGCCCGCGGTGCGGGCGCTCCGTCTCCGGGTCGACCCGGCCTGGCGACGCCGCGGCATCGGCACCCGGTTGCTGGTCGATGCGGCCAGGCTGGCCGGCTCGCTGGGCGTCGACGAGGTCGTGCTCACCACCGACGCCGACAACCGGGCGGTGCTGCCGATGGTGCTGGCGGCTGGCTTGCGGGGACGGATCCGGATGGCCGCCGATGTCCTGACGGTGCGGGTCCCGGTACGCGACCTGAAGCCGCTGCCCCGCTGA